A genome region from Drosophila simulans strain w501 chromosome 2R, Prin_Dsim_3.1, whole genome shotgun sequence includes the following:
- the LOC27209029 gene encoding NHL repeat-containing protein 2, with the protein MDFNNDLSPIDILTFITDELLQAYKSSSGENEKARTIVKFLERWNDDISIAKLKGLTVEFESDLEWFNVSCPLSITGLQGKVIILDFFTYCCINCMHVLQELHLLEERFPIESGVVVIGVHSPKFENERNAANIMSAVQRYGISHPIVNDSRSGMWRAIGIRCWPSLLILSPSGVPMMLLMGEGHGKFLQDFFSSALSFFSRQGIIDHRGLPIKLFRDFQPASNLRFPAKIVRSPNGQYAIADTGNNRVLVLTADGVVQHRIGGHQPGFVDGNLTVARFNNPQGIAFLNENVLIVADTKNHAVRQISLTNAIVETLAGTGIQGNERIGGRLGPLQPLSSPWDVAIFRTRDMDMSFHLDERNIPEKTIILISMAGTHQIWGYFPEGIIWWKFRKFEPCCCVSLIGNGLEENRNNSYPQNAAFAQPSGLAIAGDVLYIADSESSSIRKASMIDGKVMPVVGGDRNPLNLFAFGDIDGRLFSAKLQHPLGVTFNDANNRLYVADTYNHKIKIIDIDSNDISTLQIKSQENTNLILNEPAGLCLDASGKKLLVADTNNHLIHIIDLVTLIAQPFGLDFRQIASASEIDAPQDIQKATENNIIKTLPLDLIKPSKIFFNLRLSPIFNFTKEAPQKWILKTVCQSVIVNPSSGTLLDGMCHMQVQATRPDFMCESSQIFTIEFVLNLCLSNCCLVKKITVSIKCDDIPEEYISIHNVNIDIDQ; encoded by the exons ATGGATTTTAATAATGACTTATCACCTATTGATATTTTGACATTTATAACAGATGAACTGCTGCAAGCATACAAAAGCAGTAGTGGAGAAAATGAAAAGGCTAGGACAATTGTCAAGTTCCTTGAGCGATGGAATGACGATATCTCCATTGCGAAACTCAAGGGTCTCACTGTTGAATTTGAATCAG ATTTAGAGTGGTTCAATGTAAGTTGTCCCTTATCGATAACAGGATTGCAAGGAAAAGTTATCATATTAGACTTTTTCACATATTGCTGCATTAATTGTATGCATGTATTGCAAGAGTTGCACTTATTGGAAGAACGCTTTCCAATAGAAAGTGGTGTTGTAGTAATCGGTGTTCACAGTCCTAAGTTTGAAAATGAACGCAATGCGGCAAACATTATGTCCGCTGTACAACGATATGGAATATCACATCCGATTGTTAATGATTCACGATCTGGAATGTGGCGCGCTATTGGCATTCGTTGCTGGCCTTCTCTGTTGATTCTAAGCCCGTCTGGTGTTCCCATGATGTTATTAATGGGCGAAGGACATGGAAAATTCCTACaggattttttttcttctgccCTATCGTTTTTTAGCCGTCAGGGTATAATTGACCATAGGGGTTTACCTATAAAATTATTTCGTGATTTTCAACCAGCATCTAACTTGCGTTTTCCCGCAAAGATCGTTCGAAGCCCTAATGGCCAGTATGCTATTGCTGATACGGGGAACAACAGGGTGCTTGTGCTTACAGCAGACGGTGTGGTACAGCACAGAATTGGAGGACACCAGCCTGGTTTCGTGGATGGAAACCTTACAGTAGCACGGTTTAATAATCCTCAAGGCATTGCATTTCTTAATGAAAACGTTTTGATTGTAGCTGACACTAAAAACCACGCAGTTCGTCAGATCTCTCTAACAAATGCAATAGTGGAAACTCTTGCCGGCACAGGAATTCAAGGAAATGAACGAATAGGTGGACGTCTAGGTCCATTGCAGCCACTGTCGTCACCGTGGGATGTTGCCATATTTCGAACGAGGGACATGGATATGTCCTTTCATCTTGATGAACGTAACATACCAGAAAAAACAATTATCCTTATATCCATGGCAGGCACCCACCAGATTTGGGGCTATTTTCCTGAAGGAATTATTTGGTGGAAATTTCGTAAATTCGAGCCTTGCTGCTGTGTCTCACTAATAGGAAACGGTTTGGAAGAAAACCGTAATAATTCTTACCCACAGAACGCTGCATTCGCACAGCCATCTGGCCTGGCTATAGCGGGAGACGTTTTATATATAGCTGACAGCGAAAGCTCTAGCATACGCAAAGCTTCTATGATAGATGGAAAGGTGATGCCCGTCGTCGGAGGAGATCGAAACCCTCTT aatttatttgcatttggcgaCATTGACGGTAGACTATTCAGCGCGAAACTCCAACATCCGTTAGGAGTGACTTTCAATGATGCCAATAACAGACTCTATGTTGCTGATACCTATAAtcataaaatcaaaattattgaCATCGATTCAAATGATATATCTACTCTACAAATTAAGAGCCAAGAAAATACTAACCTGATTTTAAACGAGCCCGCCGGACTGTGCTTGGATGCCAGCGGAAAAAAATTGTTGGTAGCTGATACCAATAACCatttaatacatataataGATTTGGTAACGCTTATAGCACAACCGTTTGGTTTAGATTTCAGACAAATAGCGTCCGCTAGTGAAATTGATGCGCCACAAGATATACAAAAGGCtacagaaaataatataattaaaacattgcctcttgatttaattaaaccaagtaaaattttttttaatcttcGACTTTCGCCCATATTTAACTTTACGAAGGAAGCTCCTCAAAAATGGATACTGAAAACTGTATGTCAATCTGTAATAGTAAATCCATCGTCTGGAACTCTACTTGATGGGATGTGCCATATGCAGGTGCAGGCTACTAGGCCTGATTTTATGTGTGAAAGCAGTCAAATATTTACCATCGAATTCGTATTAAATTTATGCCTCTCAAATTGTTGCCtagtaaaaaaaattacagTTTCTATAAAATGCGATGACATACCAGAAGAATATATTTCCATCCATAACGTAAATATTGACATTGACCaataa